A single genomic interval of Mangifera indica cultivar Alphonso chromosome 5, CATAS_Mindica_2.1, whole genome shotgun sequence harbors:
- the LOC123216473 gene encoding protein KTI12 homolog → MALVVVCGQPSSGKSRAALCLAEALKESEVKETVRIIDETSFHLDRNQSYANMTAEKNLRGVLRSEVDRSVSKDNIIIVDSSNSIKGYRYELWCLARGAGIRYCVLYCDVEEAHCREWNEGRRQKGEPTYDYNIFEDLVRRFEKPDRRNRWDSPLFELWPHKDGIEKSSTAILDVVSYLTKKVDSKSRHVKILQPTIATQNTRFSEANSLYELDRATQEVINAIVEAQSKALGGPLNGISLGQGLPNVNISRSVGLPELRRLRRTFIKLTGQTSLSGPPPPSDSDSAKRMFVDYLNRELETTD, encoded by the coding sequence ATGGCATTGGTTGTAGTCTGTGGGCAACCAAGCAGTGGGAAGTCAAGAGCTGCGCTGTGCCTTGCCGAAGCTCTAAAAGAATCAGAAGTAAAAGAGACAGTCAGGATAATTGATGAGACTTCCTTTCATCTTGATCGAAATCAGAGCTATGCCAATATGACTGCAGAGAAAAATTTACGTGGAGTGCTCCGGTCTGAAGTTGATAGATCTGTGTCAAAAGATAATATTATCATTGTAGATTCTTCGAACAGTATCAAGGGTTACAGATATGAATTGTGGTGTCTGGCACGTGGTGCTGGAATAAGATATTGTGTTCTGTATTGTGATGTGGAAGAAGCTCATTGTAGAGAATGGAATGAGGGACGACGGCAGAAAGGAGAACCCACATATGATTATAACATATTTGAAGATCTTGTAAGAAGGTTTGAGAAACCGGATAGAAGAAATCGATGGGATTCACCTTTGTTTGAATTATGGCCCCATAAAGATGGAATTGAGAAATCTTCTACTGCTATTTTGGATGTTGTTTCTTATTTGACAAAAAAGGTGGATTCAAAATCACGGCATGTTAAGATTTTACAGCCAACCATCGCAACACAAAATACACGATTTTCAGAGGCAAATTCTCTATATGAATTGGATAGAGCAACACAAGAAGTGATTAATGCTATTGTGGAAGCACAATCAAAAGCACTTGGAGGACCTCTTAATGGGATATCTCTTGGCCAGGGTTTGCCGAATGTCAATATTTCAAGGTCAGTTGGGCTGCCTGAGCTACGTAGACTACGAAGAACATTCATTAAATTGACAGGGCAAACTAGTTTGAGTGGACCACCACCGCCCTCTGATTCCGACAGTGCAAAGAGGATGTTTGTGGACTACTTGAACAGGGAACTAGAAACTACTGATTGA
- the LOC123216084 gene encoding cytochrome P450 78A5-like, with protein sequence MKMSSEYLFFPFLLVNFETSLLFLFFMSIFTVWLGPGGLAWARSRTKTPGPSGYPLIGLLTVFTGSRPHRVLAKVATAFKAVPLMAFSVGLTRFVISSEPETAKEILNSSAFADRPVKESAYELLFHRAMGFAPYGVYWRNLRKISATYLFSPKRIAGFESFRREIGLQMVEQVKTLMVKNGEVKVKNLLHFGSLNNVMMTVFGKRYDFDQSEEGFMLEVLVSEGYELLGIFNWSDHLPVLRWLDLQGVRRRCKSLVLKVNAFVGKIIEEHRFRRMLGVSDEKSYVGDFVDVLLDLEKDDKLSDSDMIAVLWEMIFRGTDTVAILLEWVLARMALHPEIQSRAQAEIDAVVGKLRAVFDSDIPNLPYLQAIVKETLRMHPPGPLLSWARLAIHDVHVGDNFVPAGTTAMVNMWAITHDEKVWPEPEKFNPGRFITDDVNIMGPDLRLAPFGSGRRVCPGKAMGLATVHLWLAQFLQSFKWVAASEVDLTECLKLSMEMKKPLVCKAIPRLA encoded by the exons ATGAAAATGTCGTCGGAATACttgtttttcccttttcttctggTCAACTTTGAaacttctcttttgtttttattcttcaTGTCTATTTTTACTGTTTGGTTGGGTCCAGGTGGGCTCGCATGGGCTCGTTCAAGGACCAAGACTCCTGGTCCGTCTGGCTACCCACTCATCGGGTTGCTCACTGTGTTCACTGGGTCCAGACCTCACCGAGTCCTTGCAAAGGTTGCTACAGCTTTCAAAGCTGTGCCACTGATGGCTTTTTCAGTGGGGTTGACTCGGTTTGTTATTTCAAGTGAGCCCGAGACTGCGAAAGAGATTCTCAATAGTTCTGCTTTTGCTGATAGACCGGTTAAAGAGTCGGCGTATGAACTGTTGTTTCACAGAGCAATGGGTTTTGCGCCTTACGGTGTGTACTGGAGGAATCTTCGGAAAATCTCTGCCACCTATTTGTTTAGTCCTAAAAGAATCGCTGGCTTCGAAAGCTTTAGGCGTGAAATTGGTCTACAAATGGTGGAGCAAGTCAAAACTTTAATGGTTAAGAATGGTGAAGTGAAGGTTAAAAATTTACTTCACTTTGGATCACTCAACAATGTGATGATGACTGTGTTTGGTAAAAGGTATGATTTTGATCAATCTGAAGAAGGGTTCATGCTTGAGGTGTTGGTGAGTGAAGGATATGAGTTACTTGGAATATTCAACTGGAGTGACCATCTCCCTGTTTTGAGGTGGCTGGACTTGCAAGGTGTGAGGAGAAGGTGCAAAAGTTTGGTCTTGAAAGTGAATGCATTTGTTGGAAAGATCATAGAGGAGCATAGATTCAGGCGGATGCTTGGTGTTTCTGATGAAAAAAGTTATGTTGGTGATTTTGTTGATGTCTTGCTTGATCTGGAGAAAGATGACAAGCTGAGTGACTCTGATATGATAGCCGTTCTTTGG GAAATGATATTTAGAGGAACCGATACCGTGGCTATTCTGCTTGAATGGGTTCTTGCTAGAATGGCGTTGCATCCCGAAATTCAATCAAGAGCTCAGGCTGAAATTGACGCTGTTGTTGGGAAATTAAGGGCTGTGTTTGATTCTGATATTCCAAACTTGCCTTACCTTCAAGCCATTGTGAAGGAGACTCTGCGGATGCATCCACCAGGCCCTCTTCTCTCATGGGCTCGCCTTGCTATCCACGATGTTCATGTGGGGGATAACTTTGTACCCGCAGGAACAACAGCCATGGTCAACATGTGGGCTATTACTCATGATGAAAAGGTCTGGCCTGAGCCAGAAAAGTTCAATCCTGGAAGGTTTATTACTGATGATGTAAACATCATGGGACCTGATCTGAGGCTGGCTCCCTTCGGGTCTGGCAGGAGGGTTTGCCCTGGAAAAGCTATGGGTTTGGCCACTGTTCACCTCTGGTTGGCTCAGTTTTTGCAAAGTTTCAAATGGGTTGCTGCCTCTGAAGTAGACCTGACTGAGTGTTTGAAACTTTCCATGGAGATGAAGAAGCCTTTAGTTTGCAAAGCCATTCCTAGGTTGGCCTGA
- the LOC123216467 gene encoding serine/threonine-protein kinase 4 isoform X1, which translates to MDHPLTSRWPRKAPTKSELYSTVVIHDDDEDDESNAINYSQNDAAMEDDESLPPLLKRLPKDFGATPLDDDDEDDGDFGTMIVKTKTKTKNKTTRTIVNKPFQDFKKPDGDDEYGTFVVRSSEKNSSDTVRSGKYDDSTMGRAVASMRRFGSSSSLHGDEARQQSKVSSSSIPESVIREDPSTKYELLNELGKGSYGAVYKARDIKTSELVAIKVISLTEGEEGYEEIRGEIEMLQQCSHPNVVRYLGSYQGEEYLWIVMEYCGGGSVADLMNVTEEPLEEYQIAYICREALKGLSYLHSIFKVHRDIKGGNILLTEQGEVKLGDFGVAAQLTRTMSKRNTFIGTPHWMAPEVIQESRYDGKVDVWALGVSAVEMAEGLPPRSTVHPMRVLFMISIEPAPMLEDKEKWSLVFHDFVAKCLTKEPRLRPTAAEMLKHKFVERCKCGASAMFPKIEKARQIRASMAQQAQNLALEISGTTELAGLKLNEDYGDTVPSRPQNVGLVANEVPATSASRKQQILDDMEEGDFGTFVIHGGDETDRTILGNQLPIVKDSPSHLGHAEILSISDNVVKTAETRGDSGGNVVGNNLITESNSAAQTIRASSPSISVSPDENLRINNMSQGQVGGGLNRISSTMKNESFSKKAFALQDKLWSIYAAGNTVPIPFLRATDISPISLLSDNVVGAMRRDNNGTVAVEALQELFAGDGQSKKGRRGQNEMPLPPSVYQRLTSSSTLLNLAQALAYHKMCYEEMPLQELQANQEQQTIQNLCDTLRTILRL; encoded by the exons ATGGATCACCCGCTCACATCTCGCTGGCCGCGCAAAGCTCCGACGAAATCGGAACTCTACTCCACCGTTGTAATCCATGACGACGATGAAGACGACGAAAGCAACGCAATAAACTATTCTCAAAACGACGCCGCTATGGAAGACGACGAATCCCTTCCTCCTCTTCTTAAACGCCTCCCTAAAGACTTCGGCGCCACTCCACTCGACGACGACGACGAAGACGACGGAGATTTCGGTACAATGATCGTCAAAACCAAgaccaaaaccaaaaacaaaaccacGCGCACCATAGTAAATAAACCGTTTCAGGATTTCAAAAAACCGGATGGTGATGACGAGTACGGTACGTTTGTGGTTAGATCGAGCGAGAAAAATTCATCGGATACCGTGAGGAGTGGAAAGTACGATGATTCGACGATGGGGAGAGCTGTTGCGAGTATGCGAAGGTTTGGGAGTAGCTCTTCGTTGCACGGAGACGAAGCCAGGCAGCAGAGTAAGGTTTCATCcagttcgattccggagagtgTTATTAGAGAAGATCCTTCCACTAAGTATGAGTTGCTCAACGAGCTTG GGAAGGGGTCTTATGGGGCAGTATACAAAGCTAGAGATATCAAAACATCTGAGCTTGTTGCCATCAAAGTTATTTCATTAACTGAAGGA GAGGAGGGTTATGAAGAAATCCGTGGGGAAATTGAGATGTTGCAGCAGTGTAGTCATCCTAATGTTGTGCGGTACCTTGGGAGTTACCAAGGTGAAGAGTATCTTTGG ATAGTGATGGAGTATTGTGGGGGTGGAAGTGTTGCTGACTTGATGAATGTGACTGAGGAGCCGTTGGAGGAATATCAGATAGCATATATCTGCAGGGAAGCTTTAAAG GGCCTTTCTTATTTGCACTCAATTTTCAAAGTTCATAGGGATATCAAGGGTGGCAATATCTTGTTAACTGAACAAGGAGAGGTCAAGTTGG GTGATTTTGGGGTTGCAGCCCAGCTTACAAGGACCATGTCAAAGCGCAACACG TTCATTGGCACTCCACATTGGATGGCTCCAGAAGTTATTCAGGAAAGTCGCTATGATGGGAAG gTGGATGTATGGGCTCTTGGTGTGTCTGCGGTTGAAATGGCAGAG GGTTTGCCTCCAAGGTCCACTGTCCATCCAATGAGG GTTTTGTTCATGATATCCATTGAACCAGCTCCGATGCTTGAGGATAAAGAAAAATG GTCTCTTGTGTTTCATGATTTTGTTGCAAAGTGTCTCACAAAAGAACCACGTCTACGCCCCACTGCAGCAGAAATGCTGAAG CACAAATTCGTTGAAAGATGCAAATGTGGAGCTTCTGCCATGTTTCCAAAGATTGAAAAGGCTAGGCAAATTAGGGCTTCAATGGCTCAGCAAGCACAGAATCTTGCTCTGGAAATATCAGGAACAACT GAACTAGCAGGTCTGAAATTAAACGAAGATTATGGAGATACTGTTCCATCAAGGCCTCAAAATGTTGGACTTGTGGCAAATGAAGTACCTGCAACTAGTGCTTCGAGGAAGCAACAAATATTGGATGATATGGAAGAAG GTGACTTTGGCACTTTTGTAATTCATGGTGGTGACGAGACTGATAGGACAATTCTTGGGAATCAACTTCCCATTGTCAAAGATTCTCCATCTCATCTTGGGCATGCCGAGATCCTTTCAATCAGTGACAATGTGGTCAAAACAGCCGAAACTAG GGGGGACAGTGGCGGAAATGTTGTGGGCAATAATTTAATCACAGAATCAAATTCTGCCGCACAGACCATAAGGGCTTCTTCTCCTTCAATATCTGTTTCTCCTGATGAGAACCTCAGGATAAACAACATGTCTCAAGGACAGGTTGGGGGCGGCCTCAATAGGATTAGTAGCACAATGAAGAATGAAAGTTTTTCCAAGAAAGCTTTTGCATTGCAAGACaag CTTTGGTCCATATATGCCGCTGGTAATACAGTGCCAATTCCATTTCTGAGGGCCACAGATATTTCCCCAATCTCTCTCTTGTCAGACAATGTAGTGGGAGCCATGCGGCGGGATAACAATGGAACTGTAGCAGTTGAGGCACTGCAAGAGCTTTTTGCTGGTGATGGACAGTCAAAAAAGGGTCGCAGAGGACAAAACGAG ATGCCCCTTCCTCCAAGTGTCTACCAAAGGCTTACTTCAAGCTCCACACTATTGAACCTAGCACAAGCTCTGGCTTACCACAAAAT GTGTTATGAAGAGATGCCACTTCAAGAGTTGCAGGCAAATCAAGAGCAACAAACCATTCAAAATCTCTGTGACACACTTAGAACTATACTTAGGTTGTAG
- the LOC123216467 gene encoding serine/threonine-protein kinase 4 homolog A isoform X2, producing the protein MIRRWGELLRVCEGLGVALRCTETKPGSRVRFHPVRFRRVLLEKILPLSMSCSTSLEEGYEEIRGEIEMLQQCSHPNVVRYLGSYQGEEYLWIVMEYCGGGSVADLMNVTEEPLEEYQIAYICREALKGLSYLHSIFKVHRDIKGGNILLTEQGEVKLGDFGVAAQLTRTMSKRNTFIGTPHWMAPEVIQESRYDGKVDVWALGVSAVEMAEGLPPRSTVHPMRVLFMISIEPAPMLEDKEKWSLVFHDFVAKCLTKEPRLRPTAAEMLKHKFVERCKCGASAMFPKIEKARQIRASMAQQAQNLALEISGTTELAGLKLNEDYGDTVPSRPQNVGLVANEVPATSASRKQQILDDMEEGDFGTFVIHGGDETDRTILGNQLPIVKDSPSHLGHAEILSISDNVVKTAETRGDSGGNVVGNNLITESNSAAQTIRASSPSISVSPDENLRINNMSQGQVGGGLNRISSTMKNESFSKKAFALQDKLWSIYAAGNTVPIPFLRATDISPISLLSDNVVGAMRRDNNGTVAVEALQELFAGDGQSKKGRRGQNEMPLPPSVYQRLTSSSTLLNLAQALAYHKMCYEEMPLQELQANQEQQTIQNLCDTLRTILRL; encoded by the exons ATGATTCGACGATGGGGAGAGCTGTTGCGAGTATGCGAAGGTTTGGGAGTAGCTCTTCGTTGCACGGAGACGAAGCCAGGCAGCAGAGTAAGGTTTCATCcagttcgattccggagagtgTTATTAGAGAAGATCCTTCCACTAAGTATGAGTTGCTCAACGAGCTTG GAGGAGGGTTATGAAGAAATCCGTGGGGAAATTGAGATGTTGCAGCAGTGTAGTCATCCTAATGTTGTGCGGTACCTTGGGAGTTACCAAGGTGAAGAGTATCTTTGG ATAGTGATGGAGTATTGTGGGGGTGGAAGTGTTGCTGACTTGATGAATGTGACTGAGGAGCCGTTGGAGGAATATCAGATAGCATATATCTGCAGGGAAGCTTTAAAG GGCCTTTCTTATTTGCACTCAATTTTCAAAGTTCATAGGGATATCAAGGGTGGCAATATCTTGTTAACTGAACAAGGAGAGGTCAAGTTGG GTGATTTTGGGGTTGCAGCCCAGCTTACAAGGACCATGTCAAAGCGCAACACG TTCATTGGCACTCCACATTGGATGGCTCCAGAAGTTATTCAGGAAAGTCGCTATGATGGGAAG gTGGATGTATGGGCTCTTGGTGTGTCTGCGGTTGAAATGGCAGAG GGTTTGCCTCCAAGGTCCACTGTCCATCCAATGAGG GTTTTGTTCATGATATCCATTGAACCAGCTCCGATGCTTGAGGATAAAGAAAAATG GTCTCTTGTGTTTCATGATTTTGTTGCAAAGTGTCTCACAAAAGAACCACGTCTACGCCCCACTGCAGCAGAAATGCTGAAG CACAAATTCGTTGAAAGATGCAAATGTGGAGCTTCTGCCATGTTTCCAAAGATTGAAAAGGCTAGGCAAATTAGGGCTTCAATGGCTCAGCAAGCACAGAATCTTGCTCTGGAAATATCAGGAACAACT GAACTAGCAGGTCTGAAATTAAACGAAGATTATGGAGATACTGTTCCATCAAGGCCTCAAAATGTTGGACTTGTGGCAAATGAAGTACCTGCAACTAGTGCTTCGAGGAAGCAACAAATATTGGATGATATGGAAGAAG GTGACTTTGGCACTTTTGTAATTCATGGTGGTGACGAGACTGATAGGACAATTCTTGGGAATCAACTTCCCATTGTCAAAGATTCTCCATCTCATCTTGGGCATGCCGAGATCCTTTCAATCAGTGACAATGTGGTCAAAACAGCCGAAACTAG GGGGGACAGTGGCGGAAATGTTGTGGGCAATAATTTAATCACAGAATCAAATTCTGCCGCACAGACCATAAGGGCTTCTTCTCCTTCAATATCTGTTTCTCCTGATGAGAACCTCAGGATAAACAACATGTCTCAAGGACAGGTTGGGGGCGGCCTCAATAGGATTAGTAGCACAATGAAGAATGAAAGTTTTTCCAAGAAAGCTTTTGCATTGCAAGACaag CTTTGGTCCATATATGCCGCTGGTAATACAGTGCCAATTCCATTTCTGAGGGCCACAGATATTTCCCCAATCTCTCTCTTGTCAGACAATGTAGTGGGAGCCATGCGGCGGGATAACAATGGAACTGTAGCAGTTGAGGCACTGCAAGAGCTTTTTGCTGGTGATGGACAGTCAAAAAAGGGTCGCAGAGGACAAAACGAG ATGCCCCTTCCTCCAAGTGTCTACCAAAGGCTTACTTCAAGCTCCACACTATTGAACCTAGCACAAGCTCTGGCTTACCACAAAAT GTGTTATGAAGAGATGCCACTTCAAGAGTTGCAGGCAAATCAAGAGCAACAAACCATTCAAAATCTCTGTGACACACTTAGAACTATACTTAGGTTGTAG
- the LOC123216470 gene encoding beta-glucosidase 40-like, which translates to MRHQNTSTFVFINHPFPIILVLDSSNPLPLFKSIIYHSGLFLSLSASCGFTRTVKLNCETMVLRKDIALAVSIIFVFQIRTSCSQINRASFPEGFVFGTASSAFQYEGAVKEDGRGPTVWDTFSHSSGKITDGSNADVAVDQYRLYPEDIDRMKDIGMDAYRFSIAWSRIFPNGKGEINQAGVDHYNSLINALLAKGIEPYVTLYHWDLPQALEDEYKGWLNRRIIQDFATYAEKCFQKFGDRVKHWITFNEPHTFSVQGYDVGLEAPGRCSIFNRMFCRAGNSATEPYIVAHNVLLAHGTAADIYRKKYQPEQHGSVGISFDVIWFEPASNFTEDIIATQRAQDFQLGWFLDPVMFGDYPSTMRSRVGSRLPRFSKSEAALVKGSIDFVGINHYTTFYASNDSLNIVGAVLNDSLADSGAITLPIALGKPIPDRANSIWLYIVPHGMRSLMNYIKHKYGNPPVIITENGMDDPNDQFLPIKDALKDEKRIKYHNDYLKNLLAAIKEDGCNVKGYFAWSLLDNWEWAAGYTSRFGLYFVDYNDKLKRYPKDSVQWFKKFLASS; encoded by the exons ATGCGCCACCAAAACACCTCCACTTTTGTTTTTATCAACCACCCTTTTCCCATTATTCTCGTTCTCGATTCTTCAAATCCTCTCCCTTTATTTAAATCCATAATATATCACTCCGGGCTCTTCCTATCTCTATCAGCTTCTTGTGGTTTTACACGTACAGTCAAGCTTAATTGTGAGACAATGGTCTTGAGGAAAGACATTGCTCTCGCAGTATCAATAATATTTGTGTTTCAGATTCGAACGAGCTGTTCACAGATTAACAGAGCAAGTTTCCCGGAGGGTTTCGTTTTTGGAACTGCCTCTTCTGCTTTCCAG TATGAAGGAGCAGTGAAAGAGGATGGAAGGGGACCGACAGTCTGGGATACATTTTCACATTCTTCTG GTAAGATAACAGACGGCAGTAACGCGGATGTGGCTGTGGATCAGTACCGTCTTTACCCT GAAGATATAGACCGTATGAAGGACATCGGAATGGATGCCTATCGGTTTTCGATTGCTTGGTCGAGGATTTTCCCAA ATGGAAAGGGAGAAATTAATCAGGCAGGAGTTGATCACTACAATAGTCTCATCAATGCTTTACTTGCTAAAG GAATTGAACCATATGTCACTCTTTACCACTGGGACCTTCCTCAGGCATTGGAGGACGAATACAAAGGATGGCTTAATCGTAGAATCAT ACAGGACTTTGCAACATATGCTGAGAAGTGCTTTCAGAAGTTTGGAGATCGGGTGAAGCACTGGATCACATTTAATGAGCCACATACATTTTCTGTACAAGGCTATGATGTGGGTCTGGAGGCACCTGGACGGTGTTCAATCTTCAATCGAATGTTCTGCAGGGCTGGGAACTCTGCAACTGAACCTTATATTGTTGCCCACAATGTTCTCCTTGCTCATGGAACAGCAGCAGATATATACAGGAAAAAGTACCAG CCAGAACAACATGGATCAGTTGGGATATCATTTGATGTTATTTGGTTTGAACCTGCATCAAATTTCACTGAAGATATCATAGCAACACAAAGAGCTCAAGATTTTCAGCTTGGCTG GTTTCTTGACCCTGTGATGTTTGGGGACTATCCAAGCACAATGAGAAGTAGAGTAGGAAGCCGGCTGCCAAGATTTTCTAAATCTGAGGCTGCACTTGTCAAGGGCTCTATAGATTTTGTTGGAATCAATCACTACACCACGTTCTATGCTTCAAATGATTCATTGAATATAGTTGGAGCTGTGCTGAATGACTCCCTTGCAGATTCCGGTGCCATTACCCTTC CTATTGCACTTGGGAAACCAATTCCAGACAGG GCAAATTCAATATGGTTGTATATAGTGCCTCATGGAATGAGAAGCTTAATGAATTACATCAAGCATAAGTATGGGAATCCTCCAGTCATTATCACTGAAAATG GAATGGATGATCCAAATGACCAATTTCTTCCCATCAAAGATGCTTTgaaagatgagaaaagaatCAAATATCATAATGACTATTTAAAAAACTTGCTAGCTGCTATCAA AGAAGATGGCTGCAATGTGAAAGGTTACTTTGCATGGTCTTTATTGGATAACTGGGAGTGGGCAGCAGGATACACCTCAAGATTTGGTCTATATTTTGTTGATTATAATGACAAACTGAAGAGGTACCCAAAGGACTCTGTTCAATGGTTTAAGAAATTCTTGGCTTCTTCATAA
- the LOC123216469 gene encoding probable methyltransferase PMT5, producing MRTSWFNKLSVIFGPRPPLSWVLLCLISIVALVAVLGSSSLNTFDSVTSTQKPDIYTNFRRLKEQAAVDYLQLRTLSLGVSRPKEYDYCGKERENLVPCYNVSANFLAGFRMGEEFDRHCEISRLGDRCLVRPPKDYKIPLRWPAGRDVIWSGNVKITKGQFLSSGSMTKRLMLLEENQITFHSEDGSIFDGVKDYSRQVAEMIGLGSDSDFLQAGVHTVLDIGCGFGSFAAHLVSLNLMAICVAAYEATGSQVQLALERGLPAMIGNFISRQLPYPSLSFDMVHCAQCGINWDQKDGMFLIEVDRLLKPGGYFVLTSPATKPRGSSLSMKKRSMLKPIQQFAEKICWTLMAQQDETFIWQKTLDSHCHLSRNQAIPLCNQGPDAVKYYQPLVPCVSGTTSKRWISIQKRSAGSQLTSAELEVHGVKPEDFSEDLQVWRTALKNYWSLLTPLIFSDHPKRPGDEDPLPPFNMIRNVMDMNAQYGGLNAAFQEEKKSVWVMNVVPVTALDTLPLILDRGFAGALHDWCEPFPTYPRTYDMIHANGLLSHLSEKVLSERCDMMDLFLEMDRILRPEGWVVLSDNLGAIEMARSLATQIRWEARVIDLQNGSDQRLLVCQKPFVKK from the exons ATGAGAACCTCCTGGTTCAATAAACTTTCGGTCATTTTTGGGCCTAGACCCCCTCTCAGTTGGGTGTTATTATGCCTTATTAGTATTGTTGCGCTTGTTGCCGTCCTAGGATCATCATCTTTGAATACCTTTGACTCTGTAACTTCAACTCAAAAACCtgatatatatacaaactttcGGAGGCTAAAGGAGCAAGCTGCAGTTGATTACTTGCAGCTGAGAACACTCTCACTGGGTGTGAGTCGGCCGAAGGAGTATGACTATTGTggcaaagagagagaaaatttggTACCGTGTTACAATGTTTCAGCAAATTTTTTGGCTGGATTTCGAATGGGGGAGGAGTTTGATCGGCATTGTGAAATTTCTAGACTAGGAGACCGGTGCTTGGTACGCCCTCCAAAGGATTATAAGATCCCCTTAAGGTGGCCTGCTGGCAGGGATGTGATATGGAGTGGAAATGTGAAAATCACAAAGGGCCAATTTCTTTCCTCGGGAAGTATGACTAAAAG ATTGATGTTACTGGAAGAGAATCAAATCACATTTCATTCTGAGGATGGATCAATTTTTGATGGTGTCAAAGATTACTCTCGCCAAGTCGCTGAAATGATAGGGTTGGGAAGCGACTCCGATTTTCTTCAAGCTGGT GTTCACACTGTACTGGATATTGGCTGTGGATTTGGAAGCTTTGCAGCTCATTTAGTGTCATTGAATCTAATGGCTATTTGTGTTGCGGCATATGAAGCCACTGGCAGTCAAGTCCAATTGGCCCTTGAAAGAGGTCTTCCGGCTATGATTGGGAACTTCATCTCAAGACAACTTCCATACCCATCATTGTCATTTGACATGGTTCATTGTGCTCAGTGTGGTATCAATTGGGACCAAAAAG ATGGAATGTTCCTTATAGAAGTGGATCGATTACTTAAGCCTGGAGGTTACTTTGTTTTAACCTCACCTGCAACCAAGCCACGTGGAAGTTCATTGAGTATGAAGAAGAGAAGCATGCTAAAACCGATACAACAATTTGCTGAAAAAATCTGCTGGACTCTGATGGCCCAGCAAGATGAGACATTCATTTGGCAGAAGACTCTGGATTCTCATTGCCATTTATCTAG AAACCAGGCTATACCACTTTGCAACCAAGGACCTGATGCTGTAAAATACTATCAGCCCCTTGTGCCATGTGTTAGTGGGACAACCAGCAAGCGCTGGATTTCCATTCAGAAGAGATCTGCTGGTTCCCAGTTGACCTCAGCCGAGCTTGAAGTTCATG GTGTTAAGCCCGAAGATTTCAGTGAAGACTTGCAGGTCTGGAGGACGGCTCTGAAAAATTATTGGTCTTTGCTTACACCCTTGATCTTCTCTGACCATCCTAAGAGGCCTGGTGATGAAGATCCATTACCTCCATTTAACATGATCCGCAATGTAATGGACATGAATGCTCAATATGGAGGTTTAAATGCTGCATTTCAGGAGGAGAAAAAATCTGTGTGGGTGATGAATGTTGTGCCTGTTACAGCTCTAGATACACTTCCTCTCATTCTTGATAGAGGTTTTGCTGGTGCTTTGCACGATTG GTGTGAACCCTTCCCAACATACCCCCGAACATATGACATGATTCATGCAAATGGGCTCCTCTCCCACCTCTCTGAAAAAGTTTTATCAGAAAGGTGTGACATGATGGACTTGTTTTTGGAGATGGACCGGATACTACGACCTGAG GGATGGGTGGTTCTTTCTGATAACTTGGGAGCTATAGAGATGGCACGCTCACTTGCTACACAGATACGCTGGGAAGCAAGGGTGATCGACCTGCAGAATGGTAGTGACCAGCGGCTACTTGTTTGTCAAAAGCCTTTTGTGAAAAAATGA